The genomic region CCGGCAGCGGCTGACCCGAACGGGCCGCCAGCGAATCGGAAGAAACGAAAATGGTGGCGCTGTCGCCTTTGCTCAGCATGGCCAGACCTTCTTCCAGGCTGCCTTTGAAGGAGGGCACCTGCAGTTGCTGAATGATGGGCGAACCGTTTTTGTATGAACTTCCCAGCACCGAGTCCTTACTGTTTTTGACGGTCATCTGCAGCGTCAGGATATCGCCCACTTTGGCTTTGCGGGTTTCTTCCTTGTCTTCGTGCATCTGGTATTTCAGGCCGCTTTCGGTGACCTGTACGCGGTTTTGGTTGCAGGCCGTCAGAGCAGCACCCAACAGACTCAGCGTGGCAATGGACTTAAAATTCATTGAAAAAATGGTTTAACGTTTAAGGTTTACAGTCTAACGTTTAAGGCGTTACGTTTAAGGTTGCTCTGTCTGATGACGCTCTACCGCCTGGCGGAACAGCTTTGAACCTTAAACTTTGCCCGTTAAACGACGTTTAATTGCTCCTGATAAAGCGGCAGCACGTCGCGCAGCTTCCGGATGGTTTCTTCCAGCGACAGGTTGGTGCGTCCGCCCGAGGCGTTGCGGTGACCGCCGCCGTTGAAATGTTCACTGGCCAGATCGCGCACGGAGAAATCGCCGACCGACCGGAAAGACATCTTGATTTCGTCGCCCCGATCGATGAGAATAGCCGCCATCACGACGCCCTCCACCGACAAGGCATAATTGACCATGCCTTCGGTATCCCCGCTTTTGGAGCGGAAACGTTTCAGTTCGTCCGACGTGATGGTGATGTAAGCGGCCTTATACTCCGGCAAGACGACCAGTTTTTCGTTCAGGACGTACCCCAGAAAACGCAGCTTATCGACCGACACGTTATCAAAAATCCGGCGGTGAATCGTGTTGACCTCAATGCCGACATCGTGGAGGGCCGCCGCCACCCGGTGCACATCGCCCGTCGTGCTGGCATGCCGGAACGAGCCGGTATCGGTCATGATGCCCGCGTACAGACACTCCGCAATCGGTTTATCAATCAGTTCGGCATCGCCCAGCTGGCTGATGAGGCGGTAAATCAGTTCGGCGGTAGCGGCCGCTTTGCTGTCCCAGAACATGGCATCGGCAAAGCCTTCCGGTTCCAGGTGGTGATCGATGAGGATCTTCCGCGCCCGAGCCTGCCGAACCAGCGGTTCGAGGTCGCGGATGCGGGCCATGGCCGAAAAATCCAGGCAGAAAATCAGATCAGTTTCGTCGAGCAGTCTGGTAACGGCCACCCGATTCTTCTCCTCAAAGACGATCACCTCGTCGGTGCCGCTCATCCACTTCAGGTTCTCGGGGTAGTCCGTCGGTGTGACGACGGTCACGCGGTGGCCCCGTTTTTTCAGGTATCCGGCCAGTCCCAGCGACGACCCCATGGCGTCGGCATCAGGATTCTGATGCGTGGTAATAAAAATCGTCTGCGGGGTTTGAATGAATTGACGGATGGCCTCCAGTTCTTGCATTGCTTCTATGGCAGTCCGGACACACCTTGCCCGGATTGCATCCTCAAAAGTACAAAGATTTTGGGAAATTGTGCCGGTTAATGTCACCGGCCCGGCGAAGTAATAACGGCGGGTGCCTGTGGTTTATGCTTGAAAGTCTGTACTTTTGCGCGCGGAATGCAGGAATTCCGCTCACTATTTCACAATAAACGAATGACCACGAACCGCACATTTACGATGATCAAGCCGGACGCTGTTGCCGACGGCCATACGGGTGCTATTATCAAAATGATCGAAGAAGCCGGGTTCCGGATCGTCGCCCTGAAGAAAGTTCAGCTGACGGCGGAGCGCGCCGGACAGTTTTACGCCGTTCATAAAGAGCGTCCGTTCTACAACGACCTGTGCAAGTACATGTCGTCCGGCCCGATTGTTCCGATGATTCTGGAGAAGGACAACGCCGTCACGGATTTCCGCACGCTGATCGGGGCGACCAACCCGGCGCAGGCCGCCGAAGGCACCATCCGCAAGCAGTTTGCCAAGTCCATCGAAGCCAACGCCATCCACGGCTCGGATTCCGACGAAAACGCCAACATCGAAGGCGACTTCTTCTTCGCCGGCGTGGAGCAGTTTTAATCTTCTGAACCTGGATTACACAGAGTAAAGGATGCACTGGATGCTCCGCAAAAAGCAAAACATCACAGTGCATCCTTTACTCTGTGTAATCCAGGTTCAAAGACAGCAAAGTTACTCCTTCGGTTTGCGTAATCCGGGTGCAAGACGAATCCTCTCGTAGTATTTACAGAAATGCGTCAGCGGGCACTCCAGGCATTTGGGGGTGCGGGCTACGCAGATGTAGCGGCCGTGGAGGATCAGCCAGTGGTGCGCTTTCGGCACGTACTGGAGGGGGATGTAGGCCGTTAAGGCTTTTTCGACCGCCAGCGGCGTGGTGGCCGTGAGCGGAGCCAGCCCGAGCCGGTGCGACACCCGGAACACGTGCGTATCGACGGCCATCGTGGGCTGGTTGTAGACAATCGACAGGATCACGTGCGCCGTTTTGCGACCTACCCCCGGCATGCGGGTCAGTTCTTCGACCGTGCCCGGCACTTCTCCCCCAAATTCGTCCATCAGAATTCTGGCCATCCCGACCAGGTGTTTCGCCTTGTTGTTGGGGTACGAAACCGACCGGATGTACGAAAACACCTCGTCCACCGAAGCCGCGGCCAGCGACTCCGGCTCGGGAAAACGGGCAAAGAGCGCGGGGGTAATCTGGTTGATGCGCTTGTCGGTACACTGCGCCGACAGAATCACCGCCACCAGCAGTTCATACGGATTGCCAAAGTTCAGTTCGGTCTTCGGCTCGGGAAAATGGTGGGTGAAGTAATCGAGGAAATGGCGAAACCGCTCTTTCTTTTGCATGAGTAATTATAAGAGAAAAGAAGCCAGAGAAAAGAGAAAAGACCTTGTGAGCAGTCTTTCTTCCTTTCTCTAACCTCTTTTTTCCAAAAATAAACCCATCGCACCTCTTGACCTCAGGCGGATGGGCTACCGGAATAATTCCGGGAAAACTCGAAAATGTTTTGCAGGGTGCGCTCGGAGGGCTGGCGCTCGATTTTGTTCATGAGCATCTTTATCTCCAGCGTGTCGAGATAAAAAAGCATCAGGTCCGGTTCCGCCATCAGGGCGTCTTCAATCAGGTGATTCTCTTCGGAGGTAGTTTCCTCGTAGACATACCGAATCACATCATCATTGGTAAAAGTTTTTATCATAATAGGGCGAACGTTTGCTTAATTGCTTCCGCAAATTGATTAAAGCATAACGCATTCTCCCCAATGCTGTATTGATGCTGACTCCGGTTGCATCGGCAATTTCCTGGAAACTCATTTCCTCGTAATGCCGCATAATCAGAACCTGACGCTGCTGTTCGGGCAGACGTTGAATCAGTTCACGTAAGTGCTCGTGTGTTTCCTTGCGGATTTGCAGCGACTCGATCGAATCCTCGGCAAATTCCAGCGTATTGAACACACTGCTACCATCTTCGAACACTACATTGGGGTAGCGTTTATCTCTTCTGAAATAATCGATAGCGAGGTTGTGAGCAATCCGGATGACCCAGGGCAGGAATTTACCTTCTTCGTTATACCGACCCGACTTTAACGTTTCTACCGCTTTAATAAACGTGTCCTGCGTCAGGTCCTCGGCCACATATTGATCCTTAACAATCAGATAGATGGTCGTGTATACTTTTGACTTATGGCGCTGAACCAGTTTCTCGAAGGCTTTTTCGTTACCACGGATATACAGGGATATAAGCTCACTGTCGCTTACCTGCAATTTTTCCATTTTGAGAATGTATTAAGGTAACGTAGAAGAGTGTTTCGATAGTGTATTGCCTCCGTGATTTTTTAAGTGAGATTCTAGCTTATTTCAAAGTACGATATTTCCGCTGTCTTTCGCAAGTGGCTGTGAAATTTTTATTGCAATTTTTGACCCCTAACTATACTTTTTTACTGATTTTCCCAGTTTATGGCCATTACCGCCCCGGAAATCCTGTTTTTTATTATCCAAAGAATAAGTTGGACTCGTCAAACTAACCCCCAGGTTACCTTTAGCTCATAGTAGACTAAAACTACAGGTATTAAGTTTAAATACCTGAAGAAATTTTTTAACCGGCCCGGCTGGCAGGCAGGACTTCTGGAGGGTTTGTTTCAACTTTGCAGGATAGTCCGTCGTTATACCGAACATCACTCTCTTATTTTATGAAATTTACCAAACACGTTTTCATTTGTACGAACCAGAAGGAAGCCCCAAAAAAATGCTGCGGCAGCGAGCACGGTGCCGCCCTGGTGGAAGCCTTCAAACAGGAACTGACCAAACGGGGTTTACAAAAAGAAATCCGCGCGCAGCGGGCCGGCTGCCTGGACGCCTGCGCCTTCGGACCCGCGCTGGTCGTTTACCCGGAAGGAACTTACTACGGCAACGTTCAGCTGTCGGATGTGGAAGAACTGGTTGAAAAACACTTGGTTGGCGGCGAAGAAGTCGAGCGGCTGAAACTGAATTTCTAATGTAGCCCGGGGCTTCAGCCCCGTTATTGCCGGGAACAGGCTGGCACGTTACGGCCCGGATACCCTTGATCCGGGGCTGAAGTCCCGGGCTATCTTTTTGACTGATCCCTTGCTCATGTACCAACACCTGTTTTTTGACCTTGACCACACCCTTTGGGATTTTGATCGCAACTCGGCGGAGGCGATCGGCGAAGTGTACGAAACCTTCAAACTGGTGGACCACGGCGTGGCTTCGGTGGAAGAATTCAACCGGCATTTTGTCACGATCAACCTGCACCTCTGGTCCGAGTTTAACCACAACCGGCTGACGCATACCGAAATCCGGCAGCGCCGGTTCCGGATGGTGCTGGAGGCGATGGGGCTCGACGACCATTCGGTCTGCGACGCCCTGAACGAAGCATACCTCCACCTGCTGCCCCGGAAAGCCCACCTCATCGAATCGACTCTGGACGTACTGGACCACCTGCGGGGCCGCTACCGGATGCACATCATCACCAACGGCTTCGACGAAATTCAGGCCCTCAAAATGGCCAGCGCCGGCCTGACGGATTACTTCGAACACGTCATTACCAATAACATCGCGGAGGCCAAGAAACCCGACCCGCGCATTTTCGAATTTGCTCTCGCTGTAACCGGGGCCAGGCTGCGGGAAAGCCTCATGATCGGCGATAATTTTGAAGCCGACGTGCAGGGCGCCCAGAACGCCGACATGGATGTGGTGTATTACAATCCGGCCGGATTACCCATTCCCTCAGGGAAACCCACTTACGAGATTGCGCATTTGAAAGAATTGATGACAATGTTGTAGTATTGCTGATTCGTAGGAAACCCCTGTCCGGATTCAGTATGAAGTACCTTGTCCTTACCTTACTTTCCACTTTCTTTTTCCTTCCCCTGCAGGCCCAGCCGCTGACGGTCGACGTATGCGTTTACGGGGGCACTTCGGCGGGCGTTATTGCGGCCTATACCGCCAAAAAAGCGGGCAAATCCGTGTTGCTGATCGAGCCGGGCCGCCACCTTGGCGGCATGAGTTCCGGCGGACTCGGACAAACGGACATCGGCAACAAATACGCCATTTCGGGCCTGTCCCGCGATTTTTACCGCCGCATCGGCCGCCACTACGGCCGCCTGGAGCAGTGGACGTTTGAGCCGTCGGTCGCCGAACGGATTTTCAACCAGTACATCAAAGAGGCCGGCGTGCCGGTCTGGTACGACTACCGGATTGCTACGGCCGAAAAATTAAAGGACCGTCTGGCCTGGATCACGCTCGAACCGGCCTCCGGTCGGGTGCAGGGCAGCCGCACGGTGCGGGCGAAGGTCTTCATCGACTGCTCCTACGAAGGGGATCTGATGGTCAAAGCCGGTGTCAGTTATGCCGTCGGGCGGGAAGCGGCCAGTCTCTACGGCGAATCGTACAACGGCGTGCAGTTGAAGGACAAACACCAGTTTCCGGAGGGCATTGACCCCTACAGACTTCCCGGCAAGCCCGAAAGCGGCCTGCTGTGGGGCATCAGTCCGGAACGGCTGGCCCCAAACGGTACGGGCGACCAGAAACTTCAGGCGTACAACTTCCGCCTCTGCCTGACCAACAACCCCGCCAACCGCATTCCGATCACCCGCCCGCAGGGCTACGATTCGACAAAATTCGAATTGCTGCTGCGTTACATCGAGAAACGGAAGCCGAACGAACTGAACTGGCTGCTGATGCATATTCAGCCCATGCCGAACCAGAAGACGGACATCAACAACAGCGGCCCGTTTTCGACGGATATGATCGGCGCGAACTACGATTACCCGGAGGCCAGCTATGAGCGCCGCGCCCAGATCATTCGCGAACACGAACACTATACCAAAAGCTTCCTGTATTTTCTGGGCAACGACCCGCGCGTGCCGGAACACCTGCGGGTGGAAATGCGGCAGTGGGGTTATCCGAAAGACGAATACACGGACAACGGCAATTTCTCGCCCCAGTTGTACGTCCGCGAAGCCCGCCGGATGATTGGCGAATACGTCATGGCGCAGGCCAACTGCGAAAGCCGGGTCATCGTGGACGACGGTGTCGGCATGGCGGCCTACACCATGGATTCACACAACTGTCAGCGGATTGTGGTCGACGGTATGGTTAAAAATGAAGGCGACGTGCAGGTGGGCGGTTTTCCGCCGTATCCGGTGAGCTACCGGGCGCTGGTGCCCAAGCGGGCGGAATGCTCCAATCTGCTGGTGCCCGTCTGTCTGTCGGCCACGCACATTGCTTACGGGTCGATTCGCATGGAGCCGGTGTTCATGGTCCTCGCCCAGTCGGCGGCAGTGGCGGCCTGCCTGGCCGTTAACCGCAATCAGGCCGTGCAGGATGTAGACGTTAAACTGGTCCAGAGCATCCTGCGGGACAATCCGCTGATGGACTACCGCCAGCCGGAGATTCTGCTCGACGATGCGGACACGACCCAGATCGTGACCAACGGCCTCTGGAAGCGGGACAGCCAATCGGTTCACGGCCGCTTCGGGCGCTCCTATCTGGTGGCTCCGGCGGGCGAACTGGCCGCTCCGGTGGTTGAGTTCTCTCCGATGATTCCCAAAACCGGGAAGTACCGCATTTACTTCTATAATCTGAACATCAACGGGCAGTCGCCCAAAACTGCCGTCGGGGTGAAAGCCGGCGCGCAGAAAACCGTGCTGACGCTCGATACGCGCGAAGCGGCCAACGACTGGGTGCTGCTGGGCGAGTACACGCTCCAGAAAGGCCGCCAAAACGCCGTCTGGGTATCCGGCCTTAACGCTACGGGCCTGACGGTCGCGGATGCCGTTCTTTTCCAGCCGGTTAACTGAATGATTGAATGATTGATTGGTTCAATTTTGAGCGGCAGCAGACTACCGATCAGTCATTCAGTCAATCAATCATTCAATCATTCGACACTCAATCAACCTATTCCTATGCAGCTTTCTACTTCTACCGCACTCGTCACCGGCGGGGCCTCCGGTCTGGGAGAGGCAACGGTCCGGCTCTTTCACCAAATGGGGGCCCATGTGGTCATCGTTGACCTGAACGAAGAACGAGGACATACGCTGGCCGGCGAACTGGGCGAACGGGCCCGGTTCATTCGCACGGATGTCACCAGTGAACCGGATGTACAGGCCGCTGTTGACCTGGCTCTTTCCGAATTCGGCGGACTGACAATTACGGTTAATTGCGCAGGCATTGCCGAGGCTCGTAAGACGATCGGCAAGACCGGAGACACCTATGGTCCGCACTCGCTGGCGGCTTTTGAGAAAACCGTAAAAATCAATCTCATCGGGACATTCAACGTCATCCGTCTGGCGGCGTTTGCGATGGAAAAGAACAGTCCGAACGAAGAGGGCGAACGCGGCGTCATCATCAACACGGCTTCGGTGGCGGCCTATGACGGGCAAATCGGTCAGGCGGCCTATTCGGCTTCAAAAGGCGGCATTGTGGGCATGACGCTCCCCATTGCGCGGGATCTGGCACGGACCGGCATCCGGGTGATGACCATCGCACCGGGCCTTTTTGAGACGCCGCTGCTGATGGGCCTGCCCGAAGAAGCCCGCCTGTCGCTCGGGCAACAGGTGCCGTTTCCTTCCCGCCTGGGCCGCCCGCAGGAGTATGCCCTGCTGGCCAAGTCGATCGTCGAAAATCCGATGCTGAACGGCGAGGTCATCCGGCTCGACGGTGCCATCCGGATGGCACCAAAGTAATCGCAAAATTAAATTTTGATTAAGGATAACCTCCTGATGCTTTGTCTGTTAAATGCCGGTTAAAAGGCAATTAAAGTAAGGTTACATGGTTGCAGGATTTGCGAACGCTTTGCACCTTTGCACAGTACTTAACACATCCCTAACACGCGCCACCTCTATTCCTTATGAACTACGATCGCTATTTCCTGATTACGTGCCTGATGGGTGACGAATTGTACAAAGAGAAATCCAAAAAAAATAAGTCTCCGCGTACCGAAGCCCTGGAAGAACGATTCAATCTCCTTGCCCAGAAGCCGTTAGATAAATACATACGCAGCGGAATGCCCTGGCTCCGAGTCTGGTAAATTTGTTTGGCAACCCCGCTACGGCGGGGTTGTTTGTTTCTGGGCAGCCAGAAGCTCCGAAAACAGCCCGTCGGCCTTCCAGACGCTCATTCGGGCAAACAACTCCTCGCGATACCACTGCTTCTGCCGGGTTCGCCGAACCACCTCCCGATGCCCGGCCTGCCGGTAGGCAAACTGCTCGACCGCCTTCTCATCCCGCCACACGCTGAACGTACATTGCTGTACCACAGGCTTTTCGCCCACGCCGATGGAAAAAAGAAGGTCTCCGGTCAGGGATTGAAGACGTTTGCGGGCTTGGGGAACATGCCGCCAGAAATCCAGCAGCGCCCGGAACCGGATGGTTGCCCTCGTCAGAACGGCTACCGGCCTGTCTTCCAGCCTTTCGTGCTCAACCGAATCATCCGTGAAGGGATTCTGGCCGTCCCATTTCCCGTGCGACCGGTAGGGACGAAGCCACAAAGTTCCGGTACCCTCCGTTCCGTTAATGTACCGGCTCCAGGCTGGGGACTCAAAAAAGGCGGCGGCGTCTTTCTCCGTATCCCATACCGCCAGAAAAACATAGGTTGACCAGTTGGGCATGAGGCCAAACTGCCTGCCGCTGCCCATCATTTTCTGAAACTGCAGCCCACGGCTTTTGAATGGGTTCATCATCCAGCGGCCCATGTTGGCAAATGCCCGGTAATGACGGCCCGGTGCGTACTTTAGAAGCGTAAACGTAACGAACATTTTCAGGATAGACTACCCTGCTGTAAGTGTTCGTCTACCGGCTTTGTTCATAACCCGTTAATTTCCTTAGCGTGGGGCAGCGGCGGACGAGC from Tellurirhabdus rosea harbors:
- a CDS encoding DHH family phosphoesterase; its protein translation is MQELEAIRQFIQTPQTIFITTHQNPDADAMGSSLGLAGYLKKRGHRVTVVTPTDYPENLKWMSGTDEVIVFEEKNRVAVTRLLDETDLIFCLDFSAMARIRDLEPLVRQARARKILIDHHLEPEGFADAMFWDSKAAATAELIYRLISQLGDAELIDKPIAECLYAGIMTDTGSFRHASTTGDVHRVAAALHDVGIEVNTIHRRIFDNVSVDKLRFLGYVLNEKLVVLPEYKAAYITITSDELKRFRSKSGDTEGMVNYALSVEGVVMAAILIDRGDEIKMSFRSVGDFSVRDLASEHFNGGGHRNASGGRTNLSLEETIRKLRDVLPLYQEQLNVV
- the nth gene encoding endonuclease III; amino-acid sequence: MQKKERFRHFLDYFTHHFPEPKTELNFGNPYELLVAVILSAQCTDKRINQITPALFARFPEPESLAAASVDEVFSYIRSVSYPNNKAKHLVGMARILMDEFGGEVPGTVEELTRMPGVGRKTAHVILSIVYNQPTMAVDTHVFRVSHRLGLAPLTATTPLAVEKALTAYIPLQYVPKAHHWLILHGRYICVARTPKCLECPLTHFCKYYERIRLAPGLRKPKE
- a CDS encoding 3-hydroxyacyl-CoA dehydrogenase → MQLSTSTALVTGGASGLGEATVRLFHQMGAHVVIVDLNEERGHTLAGELGERARFIRTDVTSEPDVQAAVDLALSEFGGLTITVNCAGIAEARKTIGKTGDTYGPHSLAAFEKTVKINLIGTFNVIRLAAFAMEKNSPNEEGERGVIINTASVAAYDGQIGQAAYSASKGGIVGMTLPIARDLARTGIRVMTIAPGLFETPLLMGLPEEARLSLGQQVPFPSRLGRPQEYALLAKSIVENPMLNGEVIRLDGAIRMAPK
- a CDS encoding nucleoside-diphosphate kinase encodes the protein MTTNRTFTMIKPDAVADGHTGAIIKMIEEAGFRIVALKKVQLTAERAGQFYAVHKERPFYNDLCKYMSSGPIVPMILEKDNAVTDFRTLIGATNPAQAAEGTIRKQFAKSIEANAIHGSDSDENANIEGDFFFAGVEQF
- a CDS encoding DUF3291 domain-containing protein — protein: MFVTFTLLKYAPGRHYRAFANMGRWMMNPFKSRGLQFQKMMGSGRQFGLMPNWSTYVFLAVWDTEKDAAAFFESPAWSRYINGTEGTGTLWLRPYRSHGKWDGQNPFTDDSVEHERLEDRPVAVLTRATIRFRALLDFWRHVPQARKRLQSLTGDLLFSIGVGEKPVVQQCTFSVWRDEKAVEQFAYRQAGHREVVRRTRQKQWYREELFARMSVWKADGLFSELLAAQKQTTPP
- a CDS encoding FAD-dependent oxidoreductase, yielding MKYLVLTLLSTFFFLPLQAQPLTVDVCVYGGTSAGVIAAYTAKKAGKSVLLIEPGRHLGGMSSGGLGQTDIGNKYAISGLSRDFYRRIGRHYGRLEQWTFEPSVAERIFNQYIKEAGVPVWYDYRIATAEKLKDRLAWITLEPASGRVQGSRTVRAKVFIDCSYEGDLMVKAGVSYAVGREAASLYGESYNGVQLKDKHQFPEGIDPYRLPGKPESGLLWGISPERLAPNGTGDQKLQAYNFRLCLTNNPANRIPITRPQGYDSTKFELLLRYIEKRKPNELNWLLMHIQPMPNQKTDINNSGPFSTDMIGANYDYPEASYERRAQIIREHEHYTKSFLYFLGNDPRVPEHLRVEMRQWGYPKDEYTDNGNFSPQLYVREARRMIGEYVMAQANCESRVIVDDGVGMAAYTMDSHNCQRIVVDGMVKNEGDVQVGGFPPYPVSYRALVPKRAECSNLLVPVCLSATHIAYGSIRMEPVFMVLAQSAAVAACLAVNRNQAVQDVDVKLVQSILRDNPLMDYRQPEILLDDADTTQIVTNGLWKRDSQSVHGRFGRSYLVAPAGELAAPVVEFSPMIPKTGKYRIYFYNLNINGQSPKTAVGVKAGAQKTVLTLDTREAANDWVLLGEYTLQKGRQNAVWVSGLNATGLTVADAVLFQPVN
- a CDS encoding (2Fe-2S) ferredoxin domain-containing protein, with amino-acid sequence MKFTKHVFICTNQKEAPKKCCGSEHGAALVEAFKQELTKRGLQKEIRAQRAGCLDACAFGPALVVYPEGTYYGNVQLSDVEELVEKHLVGGEEVERLKLNF
- a CDS encoding RNA polymerase sigma factor; this encodes MEKLQVSDSELISLYIRGNEKAFEKLVQRHKSKVYTTIYLIVKDQYVAEDLTQDTFIKAVETLKSGRYNEEGKFLPWVIRIAHNLAIDYFRRDKRYPNVVFEDGSSVFNTLEFAEDSIESLQIRKETHEHLRELIQRLPEQQRQVLIMRHYEEMSFQEIADATGVSINTALGRMRYALINLRKQLSKRSPYYDKNFYQ
- a CDS encoding YjjG family noncanonical pyrimidine nucleotidase, whose protein sequence is MYQHLFFDLDHTLWDFDRNSAEAIGEVYETFKLVDHGVASVEEFNRHFVTINLHLWSEFNHNRLTHTEIRQRRFRMVLEAMGLDDHSVCDALNEAYLHLLPRKAHLIESTLDVLDHLRGRYRMHIITNGFDEIQALKMASAGLTDYFEHVITNNIAEAKKPDPRIFEFALAVTGARLRESLMIGDNFEADVQGAQNADMDVVYYNPAGLPIPSGKPTYEIAHLKELMTML